TTTTTACAGTTTAACATATAATCTCTCCCATGATTATCGTAACAGGTGCAGCCGGATTCATTGGCAGCGGACTTATTAGCCGCCTCAATCAAGATGGTTTTAAAAACATTATTGCAGTTGATGATTTTTCGAAAATTGATAAAGCGGAAAATCTGGAAGGAAAAACGATCAAGGAAAAAGTAGAAAGGGATACTCTTTTTGAATGGCTTGATCAAAACAACCGGGATGTGGAATTCATCTTTCACATTGGTGCCAGGACGGACACGACGGAGTTTGACAAAGAAATATTCGATGAGCTCAATGTCAATTATTCCAAGCAGATCTGGGAAAAGTGTGTAGCCTATCAAATTCCCCTTGTATATGCATCGTCGGCTGCCACTTACGGCCTCGGCGAGCATGGATATGATGATAATGAATCTACATTATCGCAGCTGAAACCTCTGAACCCATACGGCGATTCTAAAAATGAATTCGACATCTGGGCATTGCAGCAGGAAAAGAAACCTTTCTTCTGGGCCGGATTGAAATTCTTCAACGTATACGGGCCGAATGAATATCACAAAGGCAGAATGGCTTCCGTTATTTTCCATGCTTACAACCAGATTAAGGCGACTGAGAAAATGAAACTTTTCCGGTCACACAACCCTGATTTTAAGGATGGCGAACAAATGCGTGATTTTATTTATGTGAAGGACCTGATCGATGTATGTATCTTTTTCATGCACCACCGCAAGAACTCAGGCATATATAACCTGGGTAGCGGGCGCGCAAGAACATTCAAAGACCTGGTGACCAATACCTTCATCGCGATGGGCAAAACGCCTGATATTTCTTTCGTTGATACGCCTGTCGACATTCGAGACAAGTACCAGTATTTTACACAGGCCAACATGAGCAAACTCCGCTCGATAGGCTTCACAAAG
The genomic region above belongs to Dyadobacter pollutisoli and contains:
- the rfaD gene encoding ADP-glyceromanno-heptose 6-epimerase, translated to MIIVTGAAGFIGSGLISRLNQDGFKNIIAVDDFSKIDKAENLEGKTIKEKVERDTLFEWLDQNNRDVEFIFHIGARTDTTEFDKEIFDELNVNYSKQIWEKCVAYQIPLVYASSAATYGLGEHGYDDNESTLSQLKPLNPYGDSKNEFDIWALQQEKKPFFWAGLKFFNVYGPNEYHKGRMASVIFHAYNQIKATEKMKLFRSHNPDFKDGEQMRDFIYVKDLIDVCIFFMHHRKNSGIYNLGSGRARTFKDLVTNTFIAMGKTPDISFVDTPVDIRDKYQYFTQANMSKLRSIGFTKPFTSLEDGVADYVKNYLSSGSYL